A stretch of DNA from Cannabis sativa cultivar Pink pepper isolate KNU-18-1 chromosome X, ASM2916894v1, whole genome shotgun sequence:
AGCCTGAGAGCGATCTTGGTTTAATTCAAGATCAAACCCTAGAAGCGTTTTCCAGCCTAAATGTGGGATCAGTTGTGACCGATCTGCGGAGACGTTTATTTCGGCAATCCGAAAATTCACAATCCACTGAAAATGGTTATGGTCTTGGTTATGGCATCGAGGGTGATCCTGTCAATCCATTTCTAAGGAATGGTATGACTACTACTGCCAGTACTAGAGCAATTTTGAGTACGGGTTCGGTTTTCAGTACTACCAGGGAAAACTATCCTACTTCTGATATAAATTCTAGTCCGTCGACTCACTTAGGAATGATTGCCTCTTCTAATTCGAATGATTCGCTTTCTGATGATTCGTTTGGTTTAGAGAATGGAACGGCGGCGGTCTGCCAATCACAATGTCATATTTCGAACTTTTTTAATGTTCTGGGAAGTAGTCCTCTTTGTTGGAGGGATGAAGATGCAGTGGAATTTCTGCGGGGCAGGGTTGCGTTTTTGTGTAAGGATCAATCTGGGTCTAAGATAATACAAGTGATGTTGCAGAAGAGGAGAAAATCTTTCGATGTTATTCTTGCTGAGGTTTTAGAAGATATGTCCGACTTGGTGATTGACCCATCTGGGAATTATGTTGTTCAGAGTCTGGTGACTCTTTGTACCGATGAACAGAGGACCATGATTCTTTATGCGATGACCAGGctcaaatttcaattttttggaATTTGTATAAACATGCATGGGTATAGTACTTTTTTAATTCTTTATTGTTTCTTGTTCTAATTCTGTCTTGAAAGACATTGGCTTATATgtacaatttttcttttttattagaattttactTCTAGTTAAGGTAATGCATAATAACTAATAagcttcttttttgtttttttccttgTGGCAGGACTCGCGTGGTACAGAAATTGTTAGATCATCTATCCTTTAAATTTCAGAGGTTGATTTTTTTGAAGGCTATACACCCTTTTGTGGTTCCTTTGACTAAGTGTGCTAATGGCTATCATGTTATTCAGCAGTGCATTAGACATTTTGATTCTGAAGAAAAGGAGGTAATGTCTTTTTATTGTTTAGTGCTCTAGTAAAGTAATGGAACTGATTTTCACTAAAGAAAAGGAGATAATTCGTATGTGTTTTTTACATGGCACTTCTTGAGTCAGGACATCTACTTGATGTTATTGTTTGCCTTTATCGACTATACCTTTTTCTTTAGTCACTGAATAA
This window harbors:
- the LOC115714443 gene encoding pumilio homolog 12, with translation MVDDNHGSYHSWDPPRWNGAVDFGLTRQPESDLGLIQDQTLEAFSSLNVGSVVTDLRRRLFRQSENSQSTENGYGLGYGIEGDPVNPFLRNGMTTTASTRAILSTGSVFSTTRENYPTSDINSSPSTHLGMIASSNSNDSLSDDSFGLENGTAAVCQSQCHISNFFNVLGSSPLCWRDEDAVEFLRGRVAFLCKDQSGSKIIQVMLQKRRKSFDVILAEVLEDMSDLVIDPSGNYVVQSLVTLCTDEQRTMILYAMTRLKFQFFGICINMHGTRVVQKLLDHLSFKFQRLIFLKAIHPFVVPLTKCANGYHVIQQCIRHFDSEEKECLLTQVLDYCVEIAMDKFGCCVLQFCVEHAEGEIILRLMAEIVLKALLLAAHRYGNYVVQHLLGRKIPVITEHIIRQLEGSYVSLSLSKYGSNVVERCLKECDEKQAMNVIMEMLQNQNVSMLFLDPYGNYVIQSALLASKGQVRKALINIIDMHAYKMRCHQYGKKILDLIWKRKLRNHNTKSMAI